One part of the Archangium lipolyticum genome encodes these proteins:
- a CDS encoding DUF3616 domain-containing protein has translation MTAFVVSAVLEASPAAQKPKEPAPPKAAAPKVVTFEGACDASGAVVRGEWSFTVADDEDNVIRVYDARTGGRPVSTVDLSAGLELPVGKKKAPEADIEAATEIPPLSFWLTSHGRKSSGKLDANRFRFFATRSSDDGRTIRFEGKPYTRLLEDLLAAPQLAAFDLASASTRAPKEEGGLNIEGMTAMADGKTLLIGFRNPLPQGKALTVELLNPMELPQGKSARLGAARLLDLGGLGIRAISWWRGRYLFIGGAIAGEGTSRLFTWDGKAERPSGVDGIDLTGFNPEAFATFEDKEEILLLSDDGSRLIDGVECKRLREPEKKRFRGVWVRLPARP, from the coding sequence ATGACTGCATTCGTAGTGAGCGCCGTTCTGGAGGCATCACCGGCCGCGCAGAAGCCCAAGGAGCCGGCTCCCCCCAAGGCTGCGGCCCCCAAGGTCGTGACCTTCGAGGGCGCGTGCGACGCCTCGGGTGCCGTGGTGCGGGGCGAGTGGTCATTCACCGTCGCGGATGACGAGGACAACGTCATCCGGGTCTACGACGCGAGGACGGGAGGCCGCCCGGTCTCCACCGTCGACCTGTCCGCGGGGCTGGAGCTTCCCGTGGGAAAGAAGAAGGCGCCCGAGGCGGACATCGAGGCCGCGACGGAGATTCCTCCTCTCTCCTTCTGGCTGACCTCCCATGGGCGCAAGAGCTCCGGGAAGCTGGATGCCAATCGCTTCCGCTTCTTCGCGACCCGCTCCTCCGACGATGGAAGGACCATCCGGTTCGAGGGAAAGCCCTACACCCGGTTGCTCGAGGACCTGCTCGCGGCTCCCCAGCTCGCGGCGTTCGATCTCGCCTCGGCCTCCACGCGCGCTCCGAAGGAGGAGGGCGGTCTCAACATCGAGGGCATGACGGCGATGGCGGATGGGAAGACCCTGCTGATCGGCTTCCGGAATCCGTTGCCCCAGGGCAAGGCCCTCACCGTCGAGCTCTTGAACCCCATGGAACTGCCGCAGGGGAAGTCCGCGCGTCTGGGTGCCGCACGGCTGTTGGACCTGGGTGGGTTGGGGATTCGAGCCATCTCCTGGTGGCGGGGCCGGTACCTCTTCATTGGAGGAGCCATCGCTGGAGAGGGCACCTCCCGCCTGTTCACCTGGGATGGCAAGGCGGAGCGGCCCTCCGGGGTGGACGGCATCGACCTCACGGGCTTCAACCCCGAGGCCTTCGCCACGTTCGAGGACAAGGAGGAGATCCTCCTGCTCAGCGATGACGGAAGCCGCCTGATCGACGGGGTCGAGTGCAAGCGGCTGCGGGAGCCCGAGAAGAAGCGCTTCCGCGGGGTCTGGGTCCGGTTGCCCGCGCGGCCCTAG
- a CDS encoding CotH kinase family protein, translated as MQRGTRLGALATLAFAFTTACGVERPDGWSEESHGKNAAPAYDVVFAQDKVQRIDLVIAPEDWKTMQDDMTSMLGQFGAGGGMGPGGGPGGGSPDGGGGMAFPPELVQACEGKAVGDTCTATFQGNTFTSTCSQTPNSPQLLCRPPRGGGGGPGGGAPDGGGVPGGGAPGGGGGGDIIPNTPVYVPSTVHFNGKTWNYVGVRMKGNSSLSQTWRSGVGKLPLRFNFDKFEDEHPEIDDQRFYGFTKLSLGNGAADTSLMRDKVATDVFREMGVPAGYTAFVALYVDYGEGSQYWGLYTLNEDPAESLLDRTFGGHKGALYEADGQGARLAAFDQESFEIEENEELGWAPVEEAISVLNSDRTDAAAWRARLEEKLNVDGFLKWLAVNTVLQNWDAYGAMSHNYYLYADPNQGGRLQWITWDHDRAMSSGMGRATSLTQDNVDANWPLIRFLMDDPVYREIYQRYALEAVQGPVAPDALRARMRAAHELITPWVVGENAEQPGYTFVSSAQAFEDAFSGTSGLLSFAARRQAEVQAAFGTAP; from the coding sequence ATGCAAAGAGGTACGCGCCTAGGAGCGCTCGCCACGCTCGCCTTCGCCTTCACCACCGCCTGTGGTGTCGAGCGGCCCGACGGCTGGAGCGAGGAGTCTCACGGCAAGAACGCCGCCCCCGCCTACGACGTCGTCTTCGCCCAGGACAAGGTGCAGCGGATCGACCTCGTCATCGCTCCAGAGGACTGGAAGACGATGCAGGACGACATGACCTCCATGCTGGGCCAGTTCGGCGCGGGCGGGGGGATGGGTCCTGGTGGTGGCCCTGGTGGCGGCAGCCCCGACGGCGGCGGTGGCATGGCGTTCCCGCCCGAGCTCGTGCAGGCCTGTGAGGGCAAGGCGGTGGGCGACACCTGCACCGCCACCTTCCAGGGCAACACCTTCACCAGCACCTGTAGCCAGACGCCGAATAGCCCTCAACTCCTGTGCAGGCCCCCACGCGGTGGTGGAGGTGGGCCGGGTGGTGGCGCACCGGATGGCGGTGGCGTTCCGGGCGGCGGCGCACCCGGTGGAGGCGGTGGCGGGGACATCATCCCCAACACGCCCGTGTACGTGCCCTCGACGGTGCACTTCAACGGCAAGACCTGGAACTACGTGGGCGTGCGCATGAAGGGCAACTCCTCGCTGTCGCAAACATGGCGCAGCGGGGTGGGCAAGCTGCCGCTGCGGTTCAACTTCGACAAGTTCGAGGACGAGCATCCGGAGATCGACGATCAGCGCTTCTACGGCTTCACCAAGCTGTCGCTGGGCAATGGCGCGGCCGACACGTCGCTGATGCGCGACAAGGTGGCCACGGACGTCTTCCGCGAGATGGGAGTGCCGGCCGGGTACACCGCCTTCGTCGCCCTGTACGTGGACTACGGAGAGGGCTCCCAGTACTGGGGCCTCTACACTCTCAACGAGGACCCGGCGGAGTCGCTGCTCGACCGCACCTTCGGTGGCCACAAGGGAGCGCTCTACGAGGCGGATGGCCAGGGCGCGCGCCTGGCGGCGTTCGATCAAGAGTCCTTCGAGATTGAAGAGAACGAGGAGCTGGGCTGGGCGCCCGTGGAGGAGGCCATCTCCGTGCTCAACTCCGACCGCACCGACGCGGCGGCCTGGCGCGCACGCCTCGAGGAGAAGCTGAACGTCGATGGCTTCCTGAAGTGGCTCGCGGTCAACACCGTGCTGCAGAACTGGGACGCCTACGGCGCCATGTCGCACAACTACTACCTGTATGCCGATCCGAACCAGGGCGGGCGCCTGCAATGGATTACCTGGGACCATGACCGGGCCATGAGCAGCGGCATGGGACGGGCGACGTCGCTGACACAGGACAACGTGGACGCGAACTGGCCGCTCATCCGCTTCCTGATGGATGACCCCGTCTACCGGGAAATCTATCAGCGGTATGCGCTGGAGGCCGTGCAGGGCCCGGTCGCCCCTGACGCGCTGCGGGCCCGGATGCGCGCGGCTCATGAGCTCATCACCCCGTGGGTGGTGGGCGAGAACGCGGAGCAGCCGGGCTACACCTTCGTGAGCAGTGCCCAGGCTTTCGAGGATGCGTTCAGCGGCACGAGCGGGCTGCTGAGCTTCGCGGCCAGGCGCCAGGCCGAGGTCCAGGCCGCTTTCGGAACGGCCCCATGA
- a CDS encoding VTC domain-containing protein, with product MSSPSPELEHERKFQPSREALDAFLKDIRSWTAPCVYDSGLPFAFTRTTYFDTDGLDFLGSCRAGRAQRLRLREYAGTADLALPPVLSGARFLELKKNTGARRSKVRVALSADEAAALLSGGLPHEGSAAALLLRQLPHAPVKPWVTAWYRRGTHMTHDAGVRITVDEDLVFALPPERSALGEPAAPSRLLERAPAILLEVKWRGSTPSWLEGLFWRLEPFETRGSKFEQGMRARFASASSTQ from the coding sequence ATGTCCTCCCCCTCTCCGGAGCTGGAGCATGAAAGGAAGTTCCAACCCTCGCGCGAAGCCCTGGATGCCTTCCTGAAGGACATCCGGAGCTGGACGGCGCCCTGCGTGTACGACTCCGGTCTTCCGTTCGCCTTCACGCGGACGACCTACTTCGATACCGATGGATTGGACTTCCTGGGCTCGTGCCGGGCCGGGCGCGCACAACGGCTGCGGCTCCGGGAGTACGCGGGAACGGCGGACCTCGCCCTCCCGCCCGTGCTGTCCGGAGCCCGGTTCCTCGAGCTGAAGAAGAACACCGGGGCGCGGCGCTCCAAGGTCCGCGTCGCCCTCTCCGCGGATGAAGCGGCGGCGCTGCTCTCCGGTGGGCTCCCCCACGAGGGGAGCGCGGCGGCCCTGCTCTTGCGGCAGCTGCCCCACGCGCCGGTGAAACCCTGGGTGACGGCCTGGTACCGGCGGGGCACGCACATGACCCACGATGCCGGCGTGCGCATCACCGTGGACGAGGATCTCGTCTTCGCGCTCCCACCGGAGCGCAGCGCCCTGGGCGAACCGGCGGCCCCCTCGCGCCTGCTGGAGCGCGCCCCCGCCATCCTGCTGGAAGTGAAGTGGCGGGGAAGCACCCCCTCCTGGCTGGAGGGACTGTTCTGGAGGCTGGAGCCCTTCGAGACCCGCGGCTCGAAGTTCGAGCAAGGCATGCGCGCGCGCTTCGCCAGCGCGTCTTCCACGCAGTGA
- a CDS encoding DUF4956 domain-containing protein, translated as MPPPDALTQAASSVSPHVLPVLDVLLRFGLSLLLGAILAYRPWRRWMPNTPVMAQETIHTQVLIAVAGAVMTTVIGDSMSRAFGLVGLGGFIRFRSGIKDPRDAAVMFVMIGVGMACGLGAFQVAGCATGFFGAVLLALDATAQRRAQWVKLSLDVEDLGAALPPLRALHPGVRVLTLEQAPTTHAGTAVVELSVPERTDGFELLERLRGALPGVRSASIDPG; from the coding sequence ATGCCTCCGCCTGATGCCCTGACGCAAGCAGCCTCCTCCGTCAGCCCCCATGTCCTGCCCGTCCTCGACGTGCTGCTGCGCTTCGGCCTGTCCCTGCTGCTCGGCGCCATCCTGGCCTACCGGCCCTGGCGCAGGTGGATGCCGAACACGCCGGTCATGGCCCAGGAGACCATCCACACCCAGGTGCTGATCGCCGTGGCCGGAGCGGTGATGACGACGGTCATCGGCGACAGCATGTCCCGGGCCTTCGGGCTGGTGGGCCTCGGCGGCTTCATCCGCTTCCGCTCGGGCATCAAGGACCCGCGGGACGCGGCGGTCATGTTCGTGATGATCGGCGTGGGCATGGCCTGCGGGCTGGGAGCCTTCCAGGTCGCCGGCTGCGCGACGGGCTTCTTCGGCGCCGTGCTGCTGGCCCTGGACGCGACGGCACAGCGCCGCGCCCAGTGGGTGAAGCTGTCCCTGGATGTGGAGGACCTTGGCGCGGCCCTTCCGCCACTGCGAGCGCTGCACCCGGGAGTCCGCGTCCTCACGCTGGAGCAGGCGCCCACGACCCATGCGGGCACCGCGGTCGTGGAGCTCTCCGTCCCGGAGCGGACGGATGGTTTCGAGCTGCTCGAGCGGCTGCGCGGCGCATTGCCGGGAGTCCGGAGCGCCTCCATCGATCCAGGGTGA
- the tmk gene encoding dTMP kinase encodes MLIVFEGIDGSGKTTLSNRVARELRRAGLRVRHVREDGKLASPVSEGLRLFTKNPRNLALTPMAELLLYAARETQLLEEVTRPALAEYEIVIADRFLYTAEVLARWGRGLPEHEVRPVLDACARGLRPDHVFLIDVDPAIARARRRISKLLAPPQGVSSRKGLAGVGMQARLRAGYRALAAESPERWSLIENADVPLDALVALLVQHVLHLEHGEALVSLPTRARPVPPIHSLAEARARFLARVDAWMDEEPQLAAWFLAGLEGPDIEERRTRLAGRFPEVIAYGLSGLTDAHAWSLRRQLEEAAPVQVLGSLKELAAETPEAWALRERWETRKPEAVADSLAGLDSEKAWALRDRLYFAAAEQVVTSLAGLGSERAWKERWRWLSDMGGEAALGLERVARTACRSIRGLDDARAWDWRERAWEAAPDAVLRTLDGIDSERAWEMRERHVARAPRAVLGTLNGLDHPRAWALRESFGVQCEEALDSFVGLEGATAWKLRTALADTWPAATVKSLGPLLAMTPKGRTLIERLLENHPHDFALLRQAARAAADTTQELRNASA; translated from the coding sequence ATGTTGATCGTCTTCGAGGGAATCGATGGCTCTGGCAAGACGACGCTGTCCAACCGCGTGGCGCGCGAGCTGCGCCGGGCGGGGCTGCGCGTGCGTCACGTCCGCGAGGACGGCAAGCTGGCCTCCCCGGTGTCCGAGGGGCTGAGGCTCTTCACCAAGAACCCCCGCAACCTCGCGCTCACCCCCATGGCCGAGCTGCTGCTCTACGCGGCTCGGGAGACACAGCTGCTGGAGGAGGTGACGCGCCCCGCGCTGGCCGAGTACGAGATCGTCATCGCGGACCGCTTCCTCTACACCGCGGAGGTGCTCGCCCGCTGGGGACGGGGGCTTCCGGAGCACGAGGTGCGGCCCGTGCTGGACGCCTGCGCCCGGGGCCTGCGGCCGGACCACGTCTTCCTCATCGACGTGGACCCGGCGATCGCCCGTGCCCGCCGCCGCATCTCCAAGCTGCTCGCGCCGCCGCAGGGTGTCTCCTCCCGGAAGGGACTGGCCGGAGTGGGGATGCAGGCACGGCTGCGCGCGGGCTACCGGGCCCTCGCGGCGGAGTCTCCCGAGCGGTGGAGCCTCATCGAGAACGCGGACGTGCCCCTCGATGCGCTCGTGGCCCTGTTGGTCCAGCACGTGCTGCACCTCGAGCACGGCGAGGCCCTCGTGTCCCTTCCCACGCGCGCCCGCCCGGTGCCGCCCATCCACTCGCTGGCGGAGGCCCGTGCGCGCTTCCTCGCGCGGGTGGATGCCTGGATGGACGAGGAGCCACAGCTCGCCGCCTGGTTCCTCGCGGGCCTGGAGGGCCCGGACATCGAGGAGCGCCGGACGCGGCTGGCCGGGCGGTTCCCCGAGGTGATCGCCTACGGCCTGTCCGGACTCACGGACGCGCACGCGTGGAGCCTGCGGAGACAGCTGGAGGAGGCGGCTCCGGTGCAGGTGCTCGGCTCGCTGAAGGAGCTGGCCGCGGAGACGCCGGAGGCCTGGGCGCTGCGCGAGCGGTGGGAGACGCGCAAGCCCGAGGCCGTCGCGGACTCACTCGCGGGGCTCGACTCGGAGAAGGCCTGGGCGCTACGAGATCGCCTCTACTTCGCCGCGGCGGAGCAGGTGGTCACCTCGCTGGCGGGGCTCGGGAGCGAGCGGGCCTGGAAGGAGCGGTGGCGCTGGCTGTCGGACATGGGCGGGGAGGCGGCGCTCGGCCTGGAGCGGGTGGCGCGCACGGCGTGCCGCTCCATCCGGGGACTCGATGACGCGCGGGCCTGGGACTGGCGCGAGCGCGCCTGGGAGGCGGCACCAGACGCCGTGCTGCGCACACTGGACGGAATCGACAGCGAGCGGGCCTGGGAGATGCGCGAGCGGCACGTGGCGCGCGCGCCCCGGGCGGTGCTCGGAACCCTGAACGGCCTGGACCATCCCCGCGCCTGGGCGCTGCGCGAGTCCTTCGGCGTGCAGTGTGAGGAGGCGCTGGACTCGTTCGTGGGCCTGGAGGGCGCCACGGCATGGAAGCTGCGCACGGCGCTGGCGGACACCTGGCCCGCCGCCACGGTGAAGAGCCTGGGCCCCCTGCTGGCCATGACACCGAAGGGGCGGACGCTCATCGAGCGGCTGCTGGAGAACCACCCCCACGACTTCGCACTGCTGCGCCAGGCTGCCCGGGCCGCGGCGGACACCACCCAGGAGCTCCGCAATGCCTCCGCCTGA
- a CDS encoding response regulator transcription factor yields MDPTTHTNTDEGTIQVLLVEDDERLARLTSRYLQEHGILVTIASTGPEGLSEASRHTYDVVLLDLMLPGRDGVDVCRELRTRSDVPIIIVTARGEEADRVLGLETGADDYLSKPYSSRELLARIRAQVRRARGRAGPSSQPIQVGRLAMDPRNMSATLDGKALSLTSYEFALLRVLAERAGRVLGREQLLDLVKGNAEEVFDRSVDVHIFRIRQKIEEDPRNPRLLKTVRGAGYLLATGDEP; encoded by the coding sequence GTGGACCCGACGACACACACCAACACGGACGAGGGAACCATCCAGGTGCTGCTGGTGGAGGACGACGAGCGGCTGGCCCGCCTCACCAGCCGCTACCTCCAGGAGCACGGCATCCTCGTCACCATCGCCAGCACCGGCCCCGAGGGGCTCTCCGAGGCCAGCCGCCACACCTATGACGTCGTCCTCCTGGACCTCATGCTCCCCGGGCGCGATGGCGTGGACGTCTGCCGCGAGCTGCGCACGCGCAGCGACGTCCCCATCATCATCGTGACCGCCCGCGGCGAGGAGGCCGACCGGGTGCTCGGCCTGGAGACCGGCGCCGACGACTACCTCTCCAAGCCCTACTCCTCCCGCGAGTTGCTCGCGCGCATCCGCGCCCAGGTCCGTCGCGCCCGTGGCCGCGCCGGGCCCTCCTCCCAACCCATCCAGGTCGGCAGGCTGGCCATGGATCCCCGGAACATGAGCGCCACACTGGATGGCAAGGCACTGTCCCTCACCTCGTACGAGTTCGCCCTGCTGCGCGTCCTCGCCGAGCGCGCCGGCCGTGTCCTCGGCCGCGAACAGCTCCTGGACCTCGTCAAGGGCAACGCCGAGGAGGTCTTCGACCGCTCCGTCGACGTCCACATCTTCCGCATCCGCCAGAAGATCGAAGAGGACCCGCGCAACCCCAGGCTCCTCAAGACCGTGCGCGGCGCGGGCTACCTGCTCGCCACCGGGGATGAACCTTGA
- a CDS encoding OprO/OprP family phosphate-selective porin, translating into MYSPHHPPTRRSRSAGWLPLAALLLASSAWAQEAAAPPEPAPEAPKTPEAPEDAPPSEQENEGSIQLPSAFGSVQVGGRLSVREAIDAKGSEALAGKLSLPAARIELTYQWKKRLRAVVELDVTDGLKDAYAWLKLSKGFSLRAGQFKVPLSLVELESASKLPLVRRGLGRDVLSDGLGLTGRRLGAQLEWKCSDCDRTLKLRAGVWQSGENEEVALENGLGLIPAVRGTWAVLDSLELGASAQVRPPGTSTSGTWSNWTAGFDAKHTLAIAQGELRTWAEVLVGRSDLLVGAEGPLLTARALTAWRIGSGSKGALYVEPFVMLSALDPDLQLQKDLLWEAAGGLNFGQWRRWRLQAQVESRRTEPSVPASLKTLDKSLTARRALMLQMEVNF; encoded by the coding sequence GTGTACAGCCCTCATCATCCCCCCACCCGCCGGAGCCGCTCCGCCGGGTGGCTCCCACTCGCCGCGCTGCTCCTCGCGTCCTCCGCATGGGCACAGGAAGCCGCGGCGCCCCCGGAGCCTGCTCCCGAGGCCCCGAAGACTCCCGAAGCCCCAGAGGATGCCCCTCCGTCCGAGCAGGAGAACGAGGGGAGCATCCAACTGCCCTCCGCGTTCGGCTCGGTACAGGTGGGTGGCCGGCTCTCCGTCCGGGAGGCGATCGACGCCAAGGGCTCGGAGGCCCTGGCCGGGAAGCTCTCCCTTCCCGCCGCGCGCATCGAGCTCACCTATCAATGGAAGAAGCGCCTGCGGGCCGTGGTGGAGCTCGACGTCACGGACGGCCTGAAGGACGCGTACGCCTGGCTGAAGCTCTCCAAGGGATTCTCCCTCCGGGCCGGCCAGTTCAAGGTACCCCTGTCGCTCGTGGAGCTCGAATCCGCGTCGAAGCTCCCGCTCGTGCGCCGGGGCCTGGGACGGGATGTGCTGTCCGACGGGCTGGGGCTCACCGGCCGCCGGCTCGGCGCGCAGCTCGAGTGGAAGTGCTCGGACTGTGACCGGACGCTGAAGCTGCGGGCCGGGGTGTGGCAGTCCGGCGAGAACGAGGAGGTCGCCCTGGAGAACGGGCTCGGCCTCATCCCGGCGGTCCGAGGCACGTGGGCGGTGCTGGACTCGCTCGAGCTGGGCGCCTCCGCGCAGGTGCGACCGCCTGGAACGAGCACGAGCGGCACATGGTCCAACTGGACGGCCGGGTTCGACGCGAAGCACACGCTGGCCATTGCCCAGGGAGAGCTGCGCACCTGGGCCGAGGTGCTCGTGGGGCGCTCGGACCTGCTCGTCGGCGCCGAGGGACCGCTGCTCACGGCGCGGGCCCTGACCGCCTGGCGCATCGGGAGCGGCTCGAAGGGAGCGCTGTACGTCGAGCCCTTCGTGATGCTCTCGGCGCTCGACCCGGACCTCCAGCTCCAGAAGGACCTGCTCTGGGAGGCGGCGGGAGGACTCAACTTCGGCCAGTGGAGACGCTGGCGGTTGCAGGCGCAGGTGGAGAGCCGGCGCACGGAGCCCTCCGTGCCGGCGTCACTCAAGACACTCGACAAGAGCCTCACCGCGAGGCGGGCACTGATGCTGCAGATGGAGGTGAACTTCTGA
- a CDS encoding sensor histidine kinase yields MNIRRPRFPSRLLWRIYLVGIAQLLLVSLAINTVRRYTRDASWRESFERATTYSVSEWALLRDRPAELQGALNRVHQRLGIKVTMRSVDGRVLTANTSPPLPPLPADKLQQLETERVMKRGTGPPPAMYVAIPETGPMEAYAMVEFPPPPQPPPSPVVPIALALGCTAITSLVFARSLAVPLQRLAKVARAFGAGMLDVRTGLRRRDEMGQVAEAFDEMAERITHLLRSQKELLANVSHELRTPLARIRVALDLASEGDAALARESLSDIAEDLSELERLVSDVLTAARLDLATEQTPGATPPLRREHVEAQALVDKAAARFRSARPEHRLEVHVDGTLPVLEADPVLLRRAIDNLLDNAGKYSEPHTTVRLHARSTADGLQVEVRDEGIGIDASDLPHLFTPFFRSDRSRARKTGGVGLGLALARRIVVAHGGTLTLESQPGQGTTAFVTLPAAPESGQATGQAGPARHIS; encoded by the coding sequence TTGAACATCCGCCGTCCCCGCTTCCCCAGCCGCCTGCTGTGGCGTATCTACCTGGTGGGCATCGCCCAGCTCCTGCTCGTCTCCCTCGCCATCAACACCGTCCGCCGCTACACACGGGATGCCTCGTGGCGGGAGTCGTTCGAGCGGGCCACCACCTACAGCGTCTCCGAGTGGGCCCTACTCCGGGACCGGCCCGCGGAGCTCCAGGGGGCACTGAACCGGGTCCACCAACGGCTCGGCATCAAGGTGACGATGCGCAGCGTGGATGGCCGCGTCCTCACCGCCAACACCTCGCCCCCGCTTCCGCCCCTCCCCGCCGACAAGCTCCAACAGCTTGAGACCGAGCGCGTGATGAAACGCGGCACCGGTCCGCCGCCCGCCATGTACGTGGCCATCCCCGAGACCGGTCCGATGGAGGCTTACGCCATGGTGGAGTTCCCTCCACCACCCCAGCCTCCCCCCAGCCCCGTGGTGCCCATCGCCCTGGCGCTCGGGTGCACGGCCATCACCTCGCTCGTCTTCGCCCGCAGCCTCGCCGTTCCCCTGCAACGGCTGGCCAAGGTGGCTCGCGCCTTCGGTGCCGGCATGTTGGACGTGCGCACCGGCCTGCGCCGCCGCGACGAGATGGGCCAGGTGGCCGAGGCCTTCGACGAGATGGCCGAGCGCATCACCCACCTGCTGCGCTCCCAGAAGGAGCTGCTGGCCAACGTCTCCCACGAGCTGCGCACCCCCCTGGCCCGCATCCGCGTCGCCCTGGACCTGGCCAGCGAGGGCGACGCCGCCCTGGCCCGCGAGTCCCTCTCCGACATCGCCGAGGACCTCTCCGAGCTGGAGCGCCTCGTCTCCGACGTGCTCACCGCCGCCCGCCTGGACCTGGCCACCGAGCAGACTCCCGGTGCCACCCCTCCGCTGCGCCGCGAGCATGTGGAGGCCCAGGCCCTGGTGGACAAGGCCGCCGCGCGCTTCCGCTCCGCACGGCCCGAGCACCGCCTCGAGGTCCACGTGGACGGCACCCTGCCCGTGCTGGAGGCCGACCCGGTGCTGCTACGCCGCGCCATCGACAACCTGCTCGACAACGCCGGCAAGTACTCCGAGCCCCATACCACCGTGAGGTTGCACGCCCGGTCCACCGCGGACGGACTCCAGGTGGAGGTGCGCGACGAGGGCATCGGCATCGATGCGAGCGACCTGCCCCACCTCTTCACCCCCTTCTTCCGCAGTGACCGCAGCCGGGCGCGCAAGACGGGAGGCGTGGGACTGGGCCTCGCCCTCGCCCGCCGCATCGTCGTCGCACATGGGGGCACGCTCACGCTCGAGAGCCAGCCCGGCCAAGGAACGACGGCCTTCGTGACGCTCCCCGCCGCTCCCGAGTCAGGGCAGGCGACCGGACAGGCGGGCCCGGCTCGTCATATTTCGTAA